Within the Thermoplasmata archaeon genome, the region GGATCGTCGTGGTCGGAGGCGGAGACGTGGCGATGGACTCGGTCCGCAGCGCGCTGCGCCTCTCGGAGGGCGGTGACGTCACGCTCGTCTATCGACGGGGCCGCTCGGAGATGCCCGCGGACCCGGAAGAGGTTCACGGCGCCGAGCAGGAGGGGATCCACTTCCAATTCCTGAAGGCCCCCCTCAAGATGGTCGGAGACGGACACGTCGAAGGTCTGGTCGTCCAAACGATGGAGCTCGGTCCCCCGGACGCCGGGGGTCGGCGAAGCCCGATCCCGGTTGCCGGCTCGGAAGAGACGATCCCCTGCGACACCGTCATCGTCGCGGTCGGCCAGAAGGCGGACCTCGAAGGGTTCGACGGCGGCCTCGATCTCCAGCTGACCAGTCAGGGATGGCCCGAGGGCAAGGGTCCCGGTTTCCAGACGGGGGTGCCGGGGATATTCGCGGCCGGCGGACGCTCGGTCGTCTATGCGATGGGCGCCGCGACTGAGGCCGCGATCGCGATCGACGCGTATCTCTGCGCGAAACGCGGGGAAGCCCCCACGGCCCGGCCCGACCCGCTGGGCGGAGAGACGCCGTTCGTGCTGCCGGCCGGATACACGAAGCCGATCCGAGTGTAGGTCGCCCTCCCGGCGCCGGCTCACGCGCCAGGTTTCGCGGAAAGACTTAACGCGCCGGCCGAATGGGCCAACCGTGACGACCGCGATGAGCGAGGACCCGGACGGATCGACTCCGACGGATCTCTCGGATCCCGAGCGCGCGGTCCTTCTGCGCCTGCGCGAGTGCGAGAATCCCTCGACCGAGGAGGAGATCGCGGAGAAGCTCGCGACACCGATCGAGTCGGTCCGGGGGAGCCTGCAGCGGCTGCGCTCGAAGCACCTCGCGCTCGTCGAGGAGGAGCACCGGGCCCATCGCCGGCTCACTCCTCGCGGTCGCGCGACGCTCGACGTGGGCCTTCCGGAGCGTCGACTGCTCGACCTGCTCGCCGCCGGTACGCCCTTGACGGAAGGAGATCTTCAGCCGGAAGAGCGATCGGCCGCGATCGGCGTGCTCCGACGCCGCGGGTATCTCGCGGATGGGGCGCCGTTCCGGCTTCGGCCCGGGGCCCCTCCGCGCGAGACCGCGTTGCCGGAAGAGGCGACGCTCCGAGCCGTGGCCGACGAATCCGAATCCGTCGATCCCGAGGTCTTCTCCCGACTCGAACGCCGCGGTCTCGTCCGGGTCGAGCACGCCTCGTTCAAGCGCTGGTCCCCTTCCAAAGAGGGCCGGCGGATCTCGCTCGAAGGCGCGGAGACCGACCGGATCGGCGCCCTAACCTCGGAGATGATGCGCGCCCGCAACTGGGAGGGACGAGTGTTCCGCCCCTACGACGTTCGCGCGCCGGTGTCGTATCTCACGGGTCCCCGGCCCCACCCGTACGTCGCGTGGCTAGAGGAGTTCGAAGATGTTCTGATCGGTCTCGGCTTTCAACAGGCCGAAGGGCCGCTCATCGAGACCGAGTTCTGGAATTCCGATCTGTTGTTCATGCCCCAAGACCATCCGGCACGGTCCATCCACGACGTGCTGTACCTCGAACAGCTCGAGGGCAAGCCGCCTCCCGCGCGCCTGGCGGCACGCGTGGCCGCGGTCCACGAGGGCCGTGCGCTACCCGGAGAGCGACGCGCCATCGGCCCGGGGTGGGGAGGAGCGTACGATCCCCGCATCGCGTCGCACCCCGTACTCCGATCCCAGACGACGGCCGTCAGCGGCCGCTTCCTGGCCGCGAACCCGAAGCCTCCCTTCCGGATGTTCTCGATCGACCGGAACTTCCGGTTCGAAGCCCTCGACGCCCGACATCACATCGAGTTCACGCAGTGCGAAGGCATCCTCGGCGAGGAGGGCATCAGCATCCGCCATCTCGTCGGGATCTTCCAAGCGTGTGCGGAGGCGATCGGCATCCGCGAGATGAAAATCCGCCCGAGCTACTTCCCCTTCACCGAACCGTCGATCGAGGGGTACGTTCGGCACCCCCGGCTCGGGTGGCTCGAGATCTTCCCGGGCGGGATGTTCCGCCCCGAGGTGCTCGGGCCGCTCGGGATCGATGTCCCCGTCGCGGCCTGGGGGATCGGGATCGCCCGCCTCGCCATGGTCGCCCTCGGCCTCAACGACGTGCGCGAGCTGTTCGACGACGACCTTCGGCGCCTCGAAGGGGGAGCGACGTAGCATGCCGCGAAGCACGCTCTCCCGCTCGCGCATCGTCGAGCTGTTGCCCCGAAAGCCCACGGAGGCGGAGCTCGAGGAGATCCTGTTCCGCTCCAAGGCCGAGATCGAGTCCCGGGACGGCGACGCCCTCACGGTCTCGGTCACGCCCGACCGTCTCGACCTCCTCTCGGAAGGTGGCCTGGCCCTCCACGTCGCCGGAGCCACGGGCGCGGCAGCCGGCCTCCCGCCTCTATCCATCGCTCGTCGCTCCCCCGCGTTGCGGATCGAGGTGGATGGATCGGTGCGCAGGTTGCGTCCGTGGATCGCGGGCGTGCTCGTCACCGCTCCGGCCACGTCCGGGCTGGACGCCGGTACCCTGGCCGAGGCGATCCGCTTCCAGGAGGTCCTCCACGCGAGCGTCGGACGAGATCGAGCGGCCGCCAGCCTCGGGATCTACCCCGCCGACGGAATCTCCGGCCCGATCCGCTACGCCATGGAACCGATTTCCCAGGTGTCGTTTGTACCGCTCGACGGAGAATCCCCGGTGGACGCGGCGACGTTCTTCCGGAGCCATCCTCTGGCGGCCCGCTACGGCGCCTTCGGGCGCGACGGCGATCGCTGCCTGACGATGCGCGATGCGAACGGAACGATCCTGAGCCTCCCGCCCGTCCTCAATGCGCGGGGTGCCGGGGAGGCCCGCGCCGGGGATCGGACGCTGCTGTTGGAAGCCACGGGAACGCGCGCGCGGAGCGTCCAGGAGAGCCTGAGCCTCTTGCTGCTCGTGTTCGCGGCGCGCGGGTTCGCGGTTTCCGCCGTTGCCACACGCGGGCCAGGAACGTATCGGCTCGACGGCCGCACGATCTACCACCCGCGCGCCCTCTCTCTGCCTCGAGACCTCCTCGATGCGGTCCTCGGGACCCCGTTGCCCGCCCGAGACGTCGTTCGTTTCGCGGGGCAGGCCCGCATGAGCGCCCGGGCAGCGCCGGGAGGCTGGCGGGTCCAGGCGGCGCCGTGGAGGTCCGATCTCCTCGGGCCGATCGACGCGGTCGAAGAGGTCGTGCTCGCGCGGGGGGTCGGCCCCGCGGACGCCTTGGTGCCCCCGAGCCGAACGCTCGGCGGCCGTCGCCCGGAGGTCCACTTCCGCAGAAAGTTCCTGCCTCTGTTGCTCGGCCTTGGGTACCAGCCCCTATACCATCCTGTACTCACCTCCCGCTCCTCCATCGACCGGCTCCCAGGGCTCCACGCGATCCGACTCTCGAACGCGCCCTCCGCGGAATTCGGATCGCTTCGGCCGAGCCTCTTGGTCTCGCTCCTCCAGGCATTGGGAGCGAACGTACGGTACGGCTACCCGCAGCGGATCTGCGAGCTGGGCCCCGTTCTCGAGCCGGACGCCAGAGCCGAAGCCGGCGCCCGCACGGCCTACCACGTAGCGGCCGTCCTCGCCGCCGACGGCGCCGGGTTCGCCACGGCTGCCGCCCTCGGGGAGTATCTGCTGCGATCGATCGACGTGGTGGGTGTCCGGGAGAGCGCCGAGCTCCCGGGAACCATCCCGGGCCGGGCCGCGGAGATCCACGTCGCCGGAGGCGTGGTCGCCCAGATGGGGGAACTCCACCCTCGCATACTGGAGGAGCTCCGGGTCGTCGTGCCGGCGGCGTGGATCGAACTCGATCTCACGGCCCTCTGGCCGCTGGTCGAGGCCCCGCGCACGGCCGGAAGCCGCTCGGTAGCGGCGGGCCCCGCCCCACGGAAGCCCGGGACCGGACGAACGAGTCCAAAGCGCGCTCCTCGTCGTCGGTCTCGCCCGCGAACCCGATAGTCGGGTGCGCGAGCCTCAAGGCGAGAGACGCCGGAGAGGCGGACGGTCGATAGGCGCGTGGGAAACCCAACTCTCAGTCGTTACTTGGAATCCGGAGTGCGCCGACGCGCTGAATTCTTCGAATACATAAATACCGGGACCGCTGTCGATGAGTTATCCCGTGGCACGGGATGGAGCGGACACCGATGCGGATGTGGGTGTACGTCGTGCGTCGCGTGGCCCTTCTCGTGCCGGTCATCATCGGGGTGATGACGATCACCTTCCTCCTCGTCACGGCCCTCGGTCCGCAGCAACAGTTGTATTCGGCGTTCGGGCCGCCCCCGATCCACGGGACGATCCATTCGTACAACCCGACGATCCCCTGCAGCGAGATCACGCCCGGCGCGAACGGGACCTGCGCCAACCCGCTCTGGAACGAGCTCGCGCCGAAGTTAGGACTCAACCAACCTATCTTCGTGCAATGGGGATTCTACATCTATCGTAGTTTCACCTTCCAATGGGGCCTCGTATCGAACTTTAGCGAAACGCAAGGGCCGCTCTCGGCGTTCATCCACGGTCAGTCGGTGTCCACGGTGCTCGCCCAGCTCCTCCCGTACACCCTCGAGCTCGCGATCTTCTCGCTCATCATCATCCTGGCCGTCGCCGTACCGTTAGGGAACCTTTCCGCCGTCTACCGGAATCGTCCGGTCGATCAGGCGTCTCGCGTCCTGTCGTTCTCGGGGTTCGCCTTACCAGCGTTCCTGTTAGCGACGCTCCTCGTCCTTGCCGTGGTCCTCGTCTTAGGGACCAGCACGCTCGTGCACACCCCCTGGTGCCCGGGAGGGGAGACGTCGTACTCCGAGATCACCGGCTCCTGGCCTACCCCATTGGGATGCGGGGCTCCCGGGGGTGGAGGACCCATCTCGAACTTCTACTACCCCACCTGGCTCACCTACGGGATCGTCAGTCATCCGACGGGCTTCCCGACGGTCGACGCGATGATCCACGGCAACTGGTGGCTGGCGTTCGACACGATCCTGCGGATGGTACTGCCCGCGATCGTGATCGCCTTCGGTTCGATCGCGATCCTCCTGCGGTTCGTGCGCAACAGCATGCTCGAAGTGATGAACCTCGACTTCGTGCGCACGGCCCGCGCGAAGGGGGTCCCCGAGTCGACGGTCGTCAAGCGTCACGCGGGACGCAACTCGCTCAACGTCACGATCACCGTCTTGGGCCTGACCTTCGCCTTCTTCATCGGGGGCTTTCCCATCATCGAGGACGTCTTCCAGCTCAACGGAGTCGGCTACATCCTCGCCTTGTCGGTGCTCCCGGGCCAGGAGGACTTCGCTCTCATCTTCGGCTCGACACTGCTGTTCACGTTCCTCGTCGTCGCGGCCAACATCATCGTCGACGTGCTGTACGCCTACCTGGACCCCCGGGTACGGCTGGGGTGAGGATCGATGGCGAGCGCTCCCCCTCCATCTCCCGTCTCCTCGGGCCGCCGGCCGAGCCCCCGCATCGCCCAGTACAAGCGGACGTGGTTTTTCCTGCGCCGCAACACGCTCGCGCTCGTCGGTCTCGGGATCCTGATCTTCCTGATCGCCATGGCCCTCTACGCGCTGACGCTGCCGATCCCCTGGAACCAGATGGACGGTTACTGCGGGGTCCACCTGCCCGGGTGCACCTACGTTTGCACCACCCCGCCCTCGCCTCCCGGGCCGAATTGCTATGCCGTGAACCAGAACTTCCCGTCGTTCATCCCCCCCACGCTTTCGACCGCCGGTGGGACCCTTACCGCGGGACAGTTACCGCTCGGTTCGTTATCGCAGACCCCGTACTCCCAAATCTACTACAATACGCTCAGCGGGATTCTTAGAGGGGCGGATTGGTCGCTCGTCATCGCCTTCTCGATCGTCGTGTCGGGGGCCCTGATCGGCCTGATGGTCGGAGCCATCGCCGGGTTCTGGGGAGGCGCGGTGGACGAGGCCCTGATGCGGCTCGTCGACATCTTCTTATCGATTCCCGTAATCTTATTCGTCATCATCACGGTCTCGGTCTTTTCTCAATTCACCATTCCCGGGTTGAGCCCCTTCAGCTCTCGGATGCTGTTACTGATTCTCGCGTTCATCGTGGTCTGGTGGCCGTTCTACGCGCGTATCGTCCGCGGCCAGGTTCTCGTGGTGCGGGAACAGAAGTATGTCGAAGCGGCCCGGGCGAGCGGAGCAAAGAAGGGCCGTATCGTCGCGCGCCACGTGATCCCGAACAGCGTGTACCCCGTCTTCATCCAGATGTCGCTGGACGTGGGGACGGTGCCGTTGCTCGTCGGTGCGCTCGCGTTCCTCGGCTTCAACCTCTTTGGTCTCTCCTCGAGCGAGGTCCTACCGGAGTGGGGCTCCCTGTCCGCGTTCTCGGTCAACCAGTTCGACGCGGTCTTCGGGGCCTGCTCGGTCGGGGTGTGCGTGCTCCCCTGGTGGCAGATCCTCTTCCCCGGCCTCATGCTCTTCCTATTCGCCATCAGCGTGAACTTCTTCGCCGACGGACTGCGCGACGC harbors:
- a CDS encoding phenylalanine--tRNA ligase subunit alpha — translated: MSEDPDGSTPTDLSDPERAVLLRLRECENPSTEEEIAEKLATPIESVRGSLQRLRSKHLALVEEEHRAHRRLTPRGRATLDVGLPERRLLDLLAAGTPLTEGDLQPEERSAAIGVLRRRGYLADGAPFRLRPGAPPRETALPEEATLRAVADESESVDPEVFSRLERRGLVRVEHASFKRWSPSKEGRRISLEGAETDRIGALTSEMMRARNWEGRVFRPYDVRAPVSYLTGPRPHPYVAWLEEFEDVLIGLGFQQAEGPLIETEFWNSDLLFMPQDHPARSIHDVLYLEQLEGKPPPARLAARVAAVHEGRALPGERRAIGPGWGGAYDPRIASHPVLRSQTTAVSGRFLAANPKPPFRMFSIDRNFRFEALDARHHIEFTQCEGILGEEGISIRHLVGIFQACAEAIGIREMKIRPSYFPFTEPSIEGYVRHPRLGWLEIFPGGMFRPEVLGPLGIDVPVAAWGIGIARLAMVALGLNDVRELFDDDLRRLEGGAT
- a CDS encoding ABC transporter permease, which encodes MRMWVYVVRRVALLVPVIIGVMTITFLLVTALGPQQQLYSAFGPPPIHGTIHSYNPTIPCSEITPGANGTCANPLWNELAPKLGLNQPIFVQWGFYIYRSFTFQWGLVSNFSETQGPLSAFIHGQSVSTVLAQLLPYTLELAIFSLIIILAVAVPLGNLSAVYRNRPVDQASRVLSFSGFALPAFLLATLLVLAVVLVLGTSTLVHTPWCPGGETSYSEITGSWPTPLGCGAPGGGGPISNFYYPTWLTYGIVSHPTGFPTVDAMIHGNWWLAFDTILRMVLPAIVIAFGSIAILLRFVRNSMLEVMNLDFVRTARAKGVPESTVVKRHAGRNSLNVTITVLGLTFAFFIGGFPIIEDVFQLNGVGYILALSVLPGQEDFALIFGSTLLFTFLVVAANIIVDVLYAYLDPRVRLG
- a CDS encoding ABC transporter permease, coding for MASAPPPSPVSSGRRPSPRIAQYKRTWFFLRRNTLALVGLGILIFLIAMALYALTLPIPWNQMDGYCGVHLPGCTYVCTTPPSPPGPNCYAVNQNFPSFIPPTLSTAGGTLTAGQLPLGSLSQTPYSQIYYNTLSGILRGADWSLVIAFSIVVSGALIGLMVGAIAGFWGGAVDEALMRLVDIFLSIPVILFVIITVSVFSQFTIPGLSPFSSRMLLLILAFIVVWWPFYARIVRGQVLVVREQKYVEAARASGAKKGRIVARHVIPNSVYPVFIQMSLDVGTVPLLVGALAFLGFNLFGLSSSEVLPEWGSLSAFSVNQFDAVFGACSVGVCVLPWWQILFPGLMLFLFAISVNFFADGLRDALDPRLRR